The Methylomonas montana genome has a window encoding:
- a CDS encoding response regulator transcription factor translates to MKTRQRILLVEDDKNCADLLHYVLVRAGFQVDIAADGLQGQRLINNSANPPALVLTGLILPYIDGYQLLQQVRKTENWSQVPIIVLSSKTQEQDIVRAFQLGASDYVTKPFQLGELLARIDCRINES, encoded by the coding sequence GTGAAAACAAGACAAAGGATTTTGCTTGTCGAAGATGACAAAAACTGTGCAGATTTATTGCATTACGTTTTGGTAAGAGCCGGCTTCCAGGTAGACATCGCAGCAGACGGTCTTCAGGGACAAAGACTCATCAATAACTCCGCAAATCCGCCAGCACTGGTCTTAACAGGGTTGATTTTGCCTTACATAGATGGCTATCAACTGCTGCAGCAAGTTCGCAAAACTGAAAATTGGTCACAAGTGCCAATCATTGTTTTAAGCTCTAAAACTCAAGAACAAGATATTGTCAGGGCTTTTCAGCTCGGCGCGTCGGACTACGTCACCAAACCTTTTCAATTGGGAGAATTATTAGCTCGTATCGATTGCCGTATAAACGAGAGCTAA
- a CDS encoding YaiO family outer membrane beta-barrel protein: MSHIYRWFIICSMISGPLSAANTQPLIDEAVHSGRFSDAERLLRDDLIQNPNNAEAAFRLAKVLSWQKKYDDAEIAYRALLANEPENTDYQLGLAQVYVWRNQPALALPLLEKARASAAADSDIWRLHIQALAAKGDVVSLRQALVLRQQAAERFPNLNWPAIEEPPENAATKPVAGVVTALERKFNDPYANQIELGGSYENLTNQQGHWRSEYLSIEHHFNPRQLVYGSVQQTERFARNDIQLLLGTYQPLTANLTFNLEGDVSPTSQVLAKNSIMASLQGGLGHGVFLTGGYRHSEYGTGPVEQGFSTLESYFSDFRFAYTVRATDSFQKTQFGHRFDFSYYYNDISSITFTYNFGAETGGFQGVVYDTQYFGLHGRHWLNPDWALTWDLGHIEQGTSYIREGATLGIRRAF; this comes from the coding sequence ATGTCTCACATTTACCGTTGGTTTATCATCTGTTCGATGATTTCCGGGCCATTATCAGCCGCCAATACCCAGCCCCTGATCGATGAGGCGGTCCATAGCGGTCGTTTTTCAGATGCAGAGCGACTTCTGCGCGACGACTTAATTCAAAATCCCAATAATGCAGAAGCGGCTTTTCGATTAGCCAAAGTGCTGTCCTGGCAAAAAAAATATGACGACGCGGAAATCGCTTACCGCGCACTATTGGCGAACGAACCGGAAAATACCGACTATCAATTAGGGCTCGCCCAAGTCTATGTATGGCGAAATCAGCCCGCATTAGCCCTGCCGTTGCTCGAAAAAGCCAGAGCCTCAGCTGCGGCTGATTCGGATATTTGGCGGTTACATATTCAAGCGCTAGCGGCAAAAGGCGATGTAGTATCGCTTCGGCAAGCGCTTGTTTTGAGACAACAGGCAGCGGAACGTTTCCCAAACTTGAATTGGCCCGCTATAGAAGAGCCTCCGGAAAATGCCGCGACAAAGCCGGTTGCAGGCGTCGTGACAGCATTGGAACGAAAATTCAATGACCCCTATGCCAACCAGATTGAGTTAGGTGGTTCCTATGAGAACCTGACTAATCAGCAAGGCCATTGGCGATCCGAATATTTGAGTATCGAGCATCATTTTAACCCTCGCCAATTGGTATATGGCTCGGTTCAACAAACCGAACGTTTCGCCCGGAACGACATCCAGCTACTCTTGGGAACCTACCAGCCGCTGACCGCCAATCTGACTTTCAACCTGGAAGGAGATGTCAGTCCGACTTCTCAGGTCTTGGCCAAAAACAGCATCATGGCTTCGTTACAAGGTGGCTTGGGCCACGGGGTTTTCCTGACCGGCGGCTACCGCCATAGTGAATACGGTACCGGTCCGGTTGAACAAGGTTTCTCCACTTTAGAAAGTTATTTCTCTGATTTTCGCTTTGCTTATACCGTCCGCGCGACCGATTCTTTCCAGAAAACCCAGTTCGGTCACCGCTTTGACTTTTCGTATTACTACAATGACATCAGTTCTATCACCTTTACTTACAACTTTGGTGCAGAAACAGGTGGTTTCCAAGGCGTTGTCTACGACACGCAATATTTTGGCCTACACGGTAGACATTGGCTTAATCCGGACTGGGCGTTAACCTGGGACTTGGGACATATCGAACAAGGCACGTCTTATATTCGCGAAGGAGCGACACTTGGGATTCGCCGCGCTTTCTGA